In Sciurus carolinensis chromosome 13, mSciCar1.2, whole genome shotgun sequence, a genomic segment contains:
- the Rpia gene encoding ribose-5-phosphate isomerase has protein sequence MQRPGPFSTLYGRVLAPLPGRAGGAASGGGGSSWALPGSHVRPPGRALPGARGANGRDSDGVCLAASTMSKAEEAKRLAGRAAVENHVRNNQVLGIGSGSTIVHAVQRIAERVKQENLSLVCIPTSFQARQLILQYGLTLSDLDRHPEIDLAIDGADEVDADLNLIKGGGGCLTQEKIVAGYASRFIVVADFRKDSKTLGEQWHKGIPIEVIPMAYVPVSRAVTRKFGGEVELRMAVNKAGPVVTDNGNFILDWKFDQVHKWSEVNTAIKMTPGVVDTGLFINMAERVYFGMQDGSVSMREKPFC, from the exons ATGCAGCGCCCCGGGCCCTTCAGCACCCTCTACGGGCGGGTCCTGGCCCCGCTGCCCGGGCGGGCCGGGGGCGCGGCCTCCGGCGGGGGCGGGAGCAGCTGGGCCCTCCCGGGCTCCCACGTGCGGCCGCCGGGGCGCGCACTGCCCGGGGCCCGCGGCGCCAACGGCCGGGACTCCGACGGCGTCTGCCTCGCCGCCTCCACCATGTCCAAGGCCGAGGAGGCCAAGAGGCTGGCGGGCCGAGCGGCGGTGGAGAACCACGTGAGG AATAACCAAGTGCTGGGAATTGGAAGTGGCTCTACAATTGTCCATGCTGTGCAGCGAATAG ctgaaagagtgaaacaggagaaTTTGAGCCTCGTCTGTATTCCTACTTCATTCCAG GCCCGGCAGCTCATCCTGCAGTATGGCCTAACCCTCAGTGACCTGGACCGACACCCAGAG ATCGACCTCGCCATCGATGGAGCTGATGAAGTAGATGCCGATCTCAACCTCATCAAGGGCGGTGG GGGCTGCCTGACACAGGAGAAGATCGTGGCCGGCTATGCCAGTCGTTTCATCGTGGTCGCCGACTTCAG GAAAGATTCAAAGACCCTTGGGGAACAGTGGCACAAGGGAATTCCTATCGAGGTCATCCCAATGGCCTACGTCCCAGTGAGCCGGGCTGTGACCCGGAAGTTTGGTGGGGAGGTTGAACTTCGGATGGCTGTCAACAAGGCG GGTCCTGTGGTGACGGATAACGGCAATTTTATCCTGGACTGGAAGTTTGACCAGGTGCACAAATGGAGTGAAGTGAACACAGCTATCAAAATGACCCCAG GCGTGGTGGACACGGGCCTCTTCATCAACATGGCCGAGAGGGTCTACTTTGGGATGCAGGACGGCTCGGTGAGCATGAGGGAGAAGCCTTTCTGCTGA